TGCTTGCCGCCCCTTAAAGGCAAGCTCGATGACACTGCGTTCTCGTGTTGGCCGCCGCGACCTACTTAAACTAGTGGGGGCTGGCGGCCTAATAACTGGTTTAACGGCTTGTCAGCAAGCCAGTGCCGATAATCATCTAAAAATGGGGATTACCGGACGTCCTCGCACCCTAGACCCAGGTCGTGCTACGGACGCATTATCCAGTCGTTTAAATCGCTTGCTTTATCAAGCATTGATTGATTTTGATGACAGTTCAAAACCTCAGCCGTCTTTAGCCGATTGGGATCTTATTTCATCGACGCACTACCAGTTTACTCTCCGCCAACCCTTAGCCCGCTTTCATAATGGTCAAACCTTAACCGCACAGGATGTGGTAGCCACTTATCAACGAATTTTGGATGCGGATTTTGGCTCGCCCCATCGAGGAAATTTGCGCAACATTGCTCGGGTTCAGCAAGACAATGATCACCAACTCAGTTTTTTGCTCCATCAACCCGATCCACTGTTTGTTAGTCGCTTAAGTTTGGGCATCTTGCCGGCCGATTTAATTGCCAGTGGCCATAATTTTGGCCAAAACCCGGTTGGCAGTGGTCCAATGCGTTTTATTAGTGCCAGCGAGCAGGGTGTGATGCTTGAACGTGAAGATGGTATTAAGGTCGAGTTTGTTGTGGTTACGGATGCCTTGGTTAGGGTGCTTAAATTAGTTAGGGGTGAATTAGACCTAATTCAAAATGATTTATCTCCGGAACTAGTGGCTTATTGCGATCAACATCCCGCTCTGAAGGTAGGTTGGCAGGTGGGCAGTAACTTTGCCTATATTGGTATGAATATGAGTGACCCATTACTCGCAAACCCGTTACTCCGGCAAGCTATTGCAATGGGTGTCGATCGACAAACTATTATTCATGCCATGTTTAAAGGCCAAGCGCGCCTCGCAGGTGCTTTGTTACCGCCCGAGCACTGGGCAGGGCATAGTGGCTTAACAGGAGTGGCCTATAATCCCACCCAGGCCACAGCGCATATTACGCAGCTGCGAGAAATGCTGGGATTATCTGTTAATAATCTATTGCCGCTAAGTTTTAAAACCTCCAGTGACCCAACGCGCATTCGTATTGCTACTTTATATCAGGATCAGCTTCGCCAAATTGGCATTGATTTGCGGATTCAAAGCTATGATTGGGGTACCTTTTACAGTGATATTGTTCAAGGTCGATTCCAGTTGTTTAGTTTGGCCTGGGTGGGCATTAAAAGTCCAGATATTTTTGATTATGTATTTGCATCCCACGCCTTACCACCGAATGGTGCTAATCGGGGTCGTTATCAGAGCACCATTGCCGATGAATTGATTACCAAAGCAGGGCAGAGTCCTAATATGGCAAGTCAGGCCTATTATTATCGTGCTTTACAGGCGCACTTAGCCGAGGATTTACCGGTGATTCCGCTGTGGTATGAGAATCAATATGTTGTAACTGGAAAAAATATTCTAGGTTATCAATTGCATAGCGATGGCCGTTATGATTCGTTAGTAAAGGTGAGAAAAATTTTTACAAAAAGTGCTTGACCCTTGACGCTGACTCTTTATAATACGCCCATCAACGCGAGGGGCTATAGCTCAGCTGGGAGAGCGCTACAATGGCATTGTAGAGGTCGGCGGTTCGATCCCGCCTAGCTCCACCATTACCTTCGCGACGATAAAATTAGTCCCGTTCGTCTAGAGGCCTAGGACACTGCCCTTTCACGGCGGTAACAGGGGTTCGACTCCCCTACGGGACGCCATTGCGGGAATAGCTCAGTTGGTAGAGCACAACCTTGCCAAGGTTGGGGTCGCGAGTTCGAGTCTCGTTTCCCGCTCCAAATTTCGTTACACGGCTTCCTAGGCCCTTAGCCGTGTCATACATCAAAAATTAGTCCCGTTCGTCTAGAGGCC
This Thiomicrospira cyclica ALM1 DNA region includes the following protein-coding sequences:
- a CDS encoding ABC transporter substrate-binding protein → MTLRSRVGRRDLLKLVGAGGLITGLTACQQASADNHLKMGITGRPRTLDPGRATDALSSRLNRLLYQALIDFDDSSKPQPSLADWDLISSTHYQFTLRQPLARFHNGQTLTAQDVVATYQRILDADFGSPHRGNLRNIARVQQDNDHQLSFLLHQPDPLFVSRLSLGILPADLIASGHNFGQNPVGSGPMRFISASEQGVMLEREDGIKVEFVVVTDALVRVLKLVRGELDLIQNDLSPELVAYCDQHPALKVGWQVGSNFAYIGMNMSDPLLANPLLRQAIAMGVDRQTIIHAMFKGQARLAGALLPPEHWAGHSGLTGVAYNPTQATAHITQLREMLGLSVNNLLPLSFKTSSDPTRIRIATLYQDQLRQIGIDLRIQSYDWGTFYSDIVQGRFQLFSLAWVGIKSPDIFDYVFASHALPPNGANRGRYQSTIADELITKAGQSPNMASQAYYYRALQAHLAEDLPVIPLWYENQYVVTGKNILGYQLHSDGRYDSLVKVRKIFTKSA